The sequence CCGTTAACAAATCATTCTTCTTTCCGTCCTGCTTTTAACTTGTCGGCGGATGCTCGGTAACGTACCTAAGATTTCAAAAATAAGACCTAACTTGAGACGCAAGAACTGTTGAGTTAGGTTTAATTTTGGTTATGGGGCTTTGTGGAACAGAGTGGCTTCCTCAGGATCACTACCTCAGCTCACTATCTTCTATGGTGGAACTGTTAGCGTCTTTAATAATATATCTCCTGATAAGGTATAATCAGTACATATTTTATACAGTTAAATGTACGAGTTGTACCATGTATAGTGATATGTGTGATTAGGCTCAAGCTATTATGTTATGTGCTCGGAACGGTTTGAAAGGAGAAACTGGAGAGAGCAGTTTGAAGAAACCAGTTCAAGAAACTGAAAGAGTTTATGGAAAACAAGTCCATAACGCTGCTGCTGCTGCGGCATCATCAAGCTCTGCCACTTACGCTGATAGTTTCTCTAGGTGTAGAGACATACCCGTTGGTGCGACTAATGCAATGAGCATGATCGAATCATTCAACGCAGCAGGTCCTGGAAATATGATTCCTTCAGGTATTATATATCAACATGAAATCAAATTTTTGTGTATTCAAAATTTTCATAACATAAGTCATGTCTAATTGCTAAATTTAAATTTCGGATAcacttccaacttaaaaccagtTGATTGATCATAACGTTTTACATATTGTTTCATTAATACTCCAACTAGCGATGCTAGACTTTTATTCTTTAACACTAATCTAAAAGATGTTTCAATTTCAGTTCCTCAAGCTCGTAAAGCCTCATTGGCTCGGTTCTTGGAGAAGCGCAAAGAGAGGTttgatttgtttctttcttaACTTATTTTTTGCACTAAAATTAATGTAACTGATAATAGAAGtttaattcgtttttttttttgaaaaatagtttaactCGTTTTTCCTTTATAGAATCTTGAGTTCTTCGATATATGACTAGAAGTTGAATCTAAAAAGAATTGATGTTGGTGCAGGCTCATGAGTGCACTGCCATACAAGAAGATGCTTCTTGATTTGTCAACCGGAGAATCAAGTGGAATGAATTACTCTTCTGCTTCGCATACCTAAAACCCTTCTTCTTCCGTTTTTAAAGCCTCTGCGAGGTTTTATTACGATGGT comes from Brassica rapa cultivar Chiifu-401-42 chromosome A02, CAAS_Brap_v3.01, whole genome shotgun sequence and encodes:
- the LOC103852676 gene encoding protein TIFY 7 isoform X1 yields the protein MERDFLGLSDKKYLSNVKREANDDRVGERVLSKKAAIQWGKAKLLPNSSFMPDFQMLTFQAGSYQRGPVSAASNLRRSQFSGGAFQNANPLLLGGSVPLTNHSSFRPAFNLSADARVASSGSLPQLTIFYGGTVSVFNNISPDKAQAIMLCARNGLKGETGESSLKKPVQETERVYGKQVHNAAAAAASSSSATYADSFSRCRDIPVGATNAMSMIESFNAAGPGNMIPSVPQARKASLARFLEKRKERLMSALPYKKMLLDLSTGESSGMNYSSASHT
- the LOC103852676 gene encoding protein TIFY 7 isoform X2; the protein is MERDFLGLSDKKYLSNVKREANDDRVGERVLSKKAAIQWGKAKLLPNSSFMPDFQAGSYQRGPVSAASNLRRSQFSGGAFQNANPLLLGGSVPLTNHSSFRPAFNLSADARVASSGSLPQLTIFYGGTVSVFNNISPDKAQAIMLCARNGLKGETGESSLKKPVQETERVYGKQVHNAAAAAASSSSATYADSFSRCRDIPVGATNAMSMIESFNAAGPGNMIPSVPQARKASLARFLEKRKERLMSALPYKKMLLDLSTGESSGMNYSSASHT